The following coding sequences are from one Sandaracinaceae bacterium window:
- a CDS encoding sigma-54-dependent Fis family transcriptional regulator → MTDTPGDTHVTVEHTARERDLYRALLELGEAEPDVPALLHGVLDILRGLTGAERLYVQAGSDLHGAPPYWATLGSTSTDLDEVRAHLSLSILRAALDQGQTVETACALRDQRFDTAGSVQANRVGAVICAAIGGQAEHGVLYVQGERGGQGLHRDAARIVGTTARAIAPTLAREVARARHRAQSQATDATARIRSRFPCPELVGRSPALATVLELASLAAQADSPVLLTGPSGTGKSLLARAITRGGTRRNAPFVELNCAALPSELIESELFGATRGAHSTASSARAGLVAAAEGGTLFLDEIAELPSAAQAKLLHLTQTGSYRRLGDDAPQRANIRIMAATNVDVSGTADPQKLRRDLYYRLAVVEIEMPTLDARSEDVPLLAQALVTDIAHTLGIRAPELTLGASAFLERRRWPGNVRELRNAIELAMLRARADDSRVLREEHFAAGGQPGSAPESLQDRTRAFQRRAIEDALSEAGGRATAAASALGMSRSHLYHLIASLGIERAAE, encoded by the coding sequence ATGACCGACACCCCCGGGGACACCCACGTCACCGTCGAGCACACCGCACGGGAGCGCGACCTGTATCGTGCCCTGCTCGAGCTGGGCGAGGCCGAGCCGGACGTGCCCGCGTTGCTCCATGGCGTGCTGGACATCTTGCGCGGGCTCACCGGCGCGGAGCGTCTGTACGTGCAGGCGGGCAGTGACCTCCACGGCGCACCGCCCTACTGGGCCACACTGGGGTCCACCTCCACCGACCTCGATGAAGTACGCGCGCACCTCTCGCTCAGCATCCTGCGCGCAGCCCTGGACCAAGGCCAGACCGTGGAGACAGCGTGTGCGCTGCGTGACCAGCGCTTCGACACCGCGGGGAGCGTGCAGGCCAACCGCGTGGGCGCCGTGATCTGCGCGGCCATCGGCGGCCAAGCCGAGCACGGTGTGCTCTATGTTCAGGGGGAGCGTGGTGGCCAGGGCCTTCACCGCGACGCGGCCCGCATCGTGGGCACCACGGCGCGCGCCATCGCGCCAACGCTGGCCCGGGAGGTGGCCCGCGCCCGGCATCGCGCGCAGTCCCAGGCGACGGACGCCACGGCACGCATTCGAAGTCGCTTTCCCTGCCCCGAGCTGGTGGGCCGCTCGCCGGCGCTGGCCACCGTGCTGGAGCTGGCTTCGCTCGCGGCCCAAGCCGACAGCCCCGTGCTGCTCACGGGCCCGTCCGGTACGGGCAAGTCGCTGCTGGCGCGGGCGATCACGCGCGGGGGCACGCGTCGCAACGCGCCCTTCGTGGAGCTCAACTGCGCAGCGCTGCCCAGCGAGCTCATCGAGAGCGAGCTCTTTGGCGCAACCCGGGGGGCACACTCCACCGCGTCATCGGCACGCGCGGGCTTGGTGGCGGCGGCTGAGGGGGGCACGCTCTTTCTGGACGAGATCGCCGAGCTGCCCAGCGCGGCGCAGGCCAAGCTGTTGCACCTCACGCAGACGGGGTCCTACCGCCGCCTGGGAGACGACGCCCCGCAGCGCGCCAACATCCGCATCATGGCGGCCACCAACGTTGACGTCTCCGGAACGGCCGACCCGCAGAAGCTGCGGCGCGACCTCTACTACCGTCTGGCGGTGGTGGAGATCGAGATGCCGACGCTGGACGCACGCAGCGAGGACGTGCCGCTGCTGGCGCAGGCGCTGGTCACGGACATCGCCCACACCCTGGGTATTCGCGCGCCGGAGCTCACGCTGGGAGCCAGCGCGTTCCTCGAGCGGAGGCGCTGGCCTGGGAACGTGCGCGAGCTGCGCAACGCCATCGAGCTGGCCATGCTGCGCGCGCGCGCCGATGACTCCCGTGTGCTGCGCGAGGAACACTTCGCGGCCGGCGGCCAGCCGGGCTCAGCGCCCGAGTCGCTGCAAGACCGCACGCGTGCGTTCCAGCGTCGGGCTATCGAAGACGCTCTGAGCGAAGCGGGAGGCCGCGCCACGGCCGCGGCGTCTGCGCTGGGCATGTCGCGCTCGCACCTCTATCACCTCATTGCGTCGCTGGGGATCGAGCGCGCGGCAGAGTGA
- a CDS encoding serine/threonine protein kinase → MAGTYRIEGLLGEGGGGVVYRAVHVELGRAFAVKVLRAGAEPDAAWRFVQEAKIASSLAHPNIVDVVHLGRDEAGRHFVVMDLLAGEDLQGRLQRVEGTGLPFEEAQALFAAALDGVAAAHEAGVVHRDLKPANIFLAERRGSVEVKVLDFGMSRSRDAEVHVTRTGELVGTPLYMAPEQSKQAGVDARSDVYSLGVVAYEMLAGRVPFPAETLYACVLSHALQAPPPLEELRADLPLPVVRVVHRCLAKDPADRFADARELRRAWSDAWASAATHREGALASGVWDKDEPVAQPPSTHRAGVVGPVGVLVVVGVAAVALAWSLGGFGSRPTAPQRAEPRVSVGTPTRPAGTEAAAVAEAPPQPPAANPLQQMIHSIPSGATVVGADGATLGVTPLLLPASPRPLPLELRLVGHNSASLEVSAAGPATVEVTLPRSTVRTTRRTREPTSLPALAPR, encoded by the coding sequence GTGGCCGGCACGTACCGCATCGAGGGCCTGCTGGGCGAAGGCGGCGGCGGTGTGGTCTACCGCGCCGTCCACGTGGAGCTGGGGCGCGCGTTCGCGGTCAAGGTGCTGCGCGCGGGTGCCGAGCCCGATGCCGCCTGGCGCTTCGTGCAAGAGGCCAAGATCGCGTCGTCGCTGGCCCACCCCAACATCGTGGACGTGGTGCACCTCGGCCGCGACGAAGCGGGCCGGCACTTCGTGGTGATGGATCTATTGGCGGGTGAGGACCTGCAAGGGCGGCTCCAACGTGTGGAGGGCACGGGTCTACCGTTCGAAGAGGCCCAGGCACTCTTCGCGGCGGCGCTGGACGGAGTGGCAGCCGCTCACGAGGCGGGCGTCGTCCACCGCGACCTGAAGCCCGCGAACATCTTCTTGGCGGAGCGGCGTGGCAGCGTGGAGGTCAAGGTGCTGGACTTCGGCATGTCTCGCAGCCGCGACGCCGAGGTGCACGTCACCCGCACGGGTGAGCTGGTGGGCACGCCGCTCTACATGGCACCGGAGCAGAGCAAGCAGGCCGGCGTGGATGCGCGCTCGGACGTGTACTCGCTGGGCGTGGTGGCCTACGAGATGCTCGCGGGGCGCGTGCCGTTTCCCGCGGAGACGCTCTATGCCTGCGTGCTGAGTCACGCGCTCCAGGCGCCGCCGCCGCTCGAGGAGCTCCGGGCAGACCTTCCTCTCCCGGTGGTCCGCGTGGTCCACCGGTGCCTCGCCAAGGACCCCGCGGATCGCTTTGCCGACGCGCGCGAGCTGCGCCGTGCGTGGAGCGACGCCTGGGCGTCGGCGGCGACACACCGCGAGGGGGCACTGGCGAGCGGCGTCTGGGACAAGGACGAGCCTGTGGCGCAGCCGCCCTCCACACATCGCGCTGGCGTCGTCGGCCCGGTGGGCGTGCTGGTCGTGGTGGGCGTCGCCGCGGTGGCGCTCGCATGGTCGCTAGGCGGGTTCGGCTCACGGCCCACCGCGCCCCAGCGCGCGGAGCCCCGGGTGAGCGTGGGCACCCCCACTCGCCCGGCGGGCACGGAGGCCGCTGCGGTGGCCGAAGCCCCACCGCAGCCGCCCGCCGCTAACCCCTTGCAGCAGATGATCCACTCCATTCCGTCGGGTGCCACCGTGGTGGGCGCAGACGGTGCCACGCTCGGCGTAACCCCGCTGCTGCTGCCGGCGTCGCCGCGTCCGTTGCCGCTCGAGCTGCGCTTGGTGGGGCACAACAGCGCCTCGCTCGAGGTGAGCGCGGCGGGTCCTGCCACGGTGGAGGTAACGCTCCCGCGCAGCACCGTCCGGACCACGCGTCGCACGCGCGAGCCCACTTCGCTTCCTGCCTTGGCCCCCCGATGA
- a CDS encoding PEGA domain-containing protein: MTCLRTLSLIGALALTVVSPRSAAADTATEARFHDEQARDHFRARRFAEAIEEFLWSNRIAPNPRVGFNVALCFLQLGDLENAYSYFSEYMTSDDSAEGAEERRTEAARYLNDMRSAVALVVVSSEPAGATLYVDTEEHGAYGLSPRTLALPVGEHTLTFVASGYERVTQTVVLERGRSVEVHAVLSQIVGTVRFEAIAPTPLVLRDVREQVVLEATAPSEHRLPPGVYTVTGGNERHRVESAIVRVAAGETTRAELTLVPRPAITGEATITSNVQGALVLVDGVEAGFAPVLLPNLTLGTRTLRIEVPGHDAWEGDVDVRERERTWVTATLRESGPPRRSPAGYIVGALGAAALLSLVVTVPMAYRAHQDFQALRDQDAVGAANARARGRVLNRTSDALLGMGLGALGIGITLWFVLDDPRDHPSEASVSFRPR; the protein is encoded by the coding sequence ATGACCTGTCTTCGAACGCTCTCTCTCATTGGCGCCCTGGCGCTGACTGTGGTGTCTCCCCGCTCGGCCGCGGCCGACACGGCCACCGAAGCTCGCTTCCATGACGAGCAGGCGCGCGACCACTTCCGCGCGCGCCGCTTTGCCGAGGCCATCGAGGAGTTCCTCTGGTCCAACCGCATCGCACCCAACCCCCGCGTGGGCTTCAACGTGGCGCTGTGCTTCCTGCAGCTGGGTGACCTCGAGAACGCCTATTCGTACTTCTCCGAGTACATGACCAGCGACGACAGCGCCGAGGGTGCAGAGGAACGGCGAACCGAGGCCGCACGCTATCTGAACGACATGCGCAGCGCGGTGGCGCTGGTGGTGGTGAGCAGCGAGCCCGCCGGGGCCACGCTGTACGTGGACACCGAGGAGCACGGCGCCTACGGCCTCTCGCCGCGCACGCTGGCGTTGCCCGTGGGCGAGCACACGCTCACCTTCGTGGCCAGCGGCTACGAGCGCGTGACCCAGACGGTGGTGCTCGAGCGCGGCCGCTCCGTGGAGGTTCACGCGGTGCTCTCCCAGATCGTCGGCACCGTGCGCTTCGAGGCCATCGCGCCCACGCCGCTGGTACTGCGTGACGTCCGAGAACAGGTGGTGCTGGAGGCCACCGCGCCCAGCGAGCACCGCCTCCCTCCAGGGGTCTACACCGTGACCGGTGGGAACGAGCGCCACCGCGTCGAGTCCGCCATCGTGCGCGTGGCGGCGGGTGAGACCACGCGTGCCGAGCTCACGCTCGTGCCCCGACCCGCCATCACGGGAGAGGCCACCATCACCTCCAACGTGCAGGGTGCTCTGGTGTTGGTGGACGGTGTGGAAGCCGGCTTCGCGCCCGTGCTGCTCCCCAATCTCACGCTCGGGACGCGCACGCTGCGCATCGAGGTGCCCGGGCACGACGCGTGGGAGGGCGATGTGGACGTGCGCGAGCGCGAGCGCACCTGGGTGACCGCCACGCTGCGCGAGAGCGGGCCACCGCGCCGCTCGCCGGCGGGCTACATCGTGGGCGCCCTCGGTGCTGCGGCCCTGCTCAGCCTCGTGGTCACGGTGCCCATGGCGTACCGTGCGCATCAAGACTTCCAGGCGCTGCGGGACCAAGACGCGGTCGGCGCCGCCAACGCACGGGCGCGGGGCCGCGTGCTCAACCGCACCAGCGACGCGCTGCTGGGGATGGGCCTCGGCGCGCTCGGCATCGGCATCACGCTCTGGTTCGTGTTGGATGACCCGCGGGACCATCCCTCCGAGGCCTCGGTCTCGTTCCGCCCGCGATGA
- a CDS encoding PEGA domain-containing protein, with translation MKRSVAWLLVWMCLASSGHRVRADDALDARFFDARGRALYQEGDFHAALRAFLRAHTIAPSLATAYNVALTADLAGRPLLAWNTFEGFLAEAPSDHRLRADATLRQQRLGAAVHVVDITSSPIGAEVFLDRVEHGHGGRTPLRIAVAAGAHHLLVHAERHIGETRTVGGNAGGLTQVHVELTPRVGTVVISGVPTGGHVTLVRDDGGVVESLMDGAHALLVGTYRATLVAAGWRQEPVELHVAEGGTVRLPLVPIERQRATGRLVVRSGPDATLFVDGTPRARAPVVLTGLSAGRHRVELRARGHAPWLGWVEVHANQATRLDVTLPRARSPATQ, from the coding sequence ATGAAGCGCTCGGTGGCATGGCTGTTGGTCTGGATGTGCCTGGCGTCGTCCGGTCACCGGGTGCGTGCGGACGACGCGCTCGACGCACGCTTCTTCGATGCGCGTGGCCGCGCCCTGTATCAGGAGGGGGACTTTCACGCTGCGCTGCGGGCGTTCCTGCGCGCGCACACCATCGCCCCCTCGCTGGCCACGGCCTACAACGTGGCGCTCACGGCGGACCTGGCCGGCCGCCCGCTCTTGGCATGGAACACCTTCGAGGGCTTCTTGGCCGAGGCGCCGTCGGACCACCGACTGCGCGCCGACGCCACGCTTCGGCAGCAGCGCCTGGGTGCGGCGGTGCACGTGGTGGACATCACGAGCTCTCCCATTGGCGCCGAGGTCTTCTTGGACCGCGTGGAGCATGGGCACGGCGGGCGCACTCCGCTGCGCATCGCCGTGGCGGCGGGTGCCCACCACCTCTTGGTGCACGCCGAGCGCCACATCGGTGAGACCCGCACGGTGGGAGGCAACGCGGGAGGGCTTACGCAGGTTCACGTCGAGCTGACCCCGCGTGTTGGCACGGTGGTGATCTCGGGAGTGCCCACCGGCGGACACGTGACGCTGGTGCGCGACGATGGCGGCGTGGTGGAGAGCCTGATGGACGGCGCACATGCCCTGCTGGTGGGGACCTACCGCGCCACGCTGGTCGCGGCGGGGTGGCGGCAGGAGCCGGTCGAGCTGCACGTGGCAGAGGGGGGCACCGTGCGCCTCCCGCTCGTGCCCATCGAACGACAGAGGGCCACAGGTCGCTTGGTGGTGCGGTCGGGCCCGGACGCCACGCTCTTCGTAGACGGCACGCCGCGGGCGCGTGCTCCCGTGGTGCTGACGGGGCTTTCTGCGGGGCGGCACCGCGTGGAGCTGCGCGCGCGCGGGCACGCGCCGTGGCTGGGCTGGGTGGAGGTGCATGCCAACCAGGCCACACGCCTGGACGTCACTCTGCCGCGCGCTCGATCCCCAGCGACGCAATGA